The following are encoded together in the Pseudoalteromonas ruthenica genome:
- a CDS encoding diguanylate cyclase domain-containing protein — translation MISNKSTLLLVTAAVAYIATAAFIVYHVSMVFYDKGEQATQNELRNKVMLIKATIESKLYKELHAIDRLANIVSSDPDKALENWGPVATNVLKKTFYVRNLALAPNDVVTRVFPLEANNKAIGLDYRTKPKQYAGVLAAKEDGFIHITEPVNLVQGGQGILVHFPIYLDYPDNNRYWGVLSIVLDHQRLLMDSKIAHLQDTFILVSSPNQSELFSFGHAHLKASTPASVLEISIPHNSWQLQVYAKPAGAFNSMFYVAVVSGAIISTLVFVILLLLLINYMKARSAALHDPLTNLPNRRFLHEYSAQLDSTQLPPSYAVVCIDLDKFKEANDSYGHACGDAILKEVAWRIKNCIRSSDIAIRYGGDEFLILLTRVTLKSEIPDVVNKIEHAIEAEPIVWDGHNITIPTSIGFADSSEGSNVEATIHLADKRMYENKQR, via the coding sequence ATGATATCCAATAAAAGCACACTCTTGCTAGTCACCGCAGCAGTCGCTTATATAGCCACTGCAGCTTTCATTGTGTATCACGTTTCAATGGTATTTTACGATAAGGGTGAACAAGCGACTCAAAATGAGTTGAGAAATAAGGTCATGCTCATTAAGGCCACAATCGAGTCGAAGCTCTACAAAGAACTCCATGCAATTGACCGGCTAGCCAATATTGTATCTTCTGACCCTGATAAAGCATTAGAGAATTGGGGTCCGGTCGCCACAAACGTTTTGAAAAAAACATTTTACGTGCGAAATCTCGCTTTAGCGCCTAACGATGTGGTTACTCGAGTGTTTCCGTTAGAGGCTAACAATAAGGCAATTGGCTTAGACTACAGGACAAAACCAAAGCAGTATGCTGGTGTCCTAGCCGCTAAAGAAGACGGGTTTATCCATATCACTGAACCTGTGAATTTGGTCCAAGGCGGCCAAGGCATATTAGTGCACTTCCCTATTTACCTAGACTATCCTGATAACAATCGGTACTGGGGAGTGTTAAGTATCGTATTGGATCATCAAAGGCTGTTAATGGATAGTAAGATAGCTCACTTACAGGATACATTCATACTCGTTTCAAGCCCCAACCAATCGGAACTTTTTTCATTTGGTCACGCTCACTTAAAAGCATCAACTCCCGCTTCCGTACTCGAAATTTCCATTCCACATAATAGTTGGCAATTACAGGTATATGCTAAACCAGCTGGTGCTTTTAATTCTATGTTTTATGTGGCAGTCGTTTCGGGTGCCATTATATCCACTTTGGTTTTCGTAATATTACTTCTGCTACTTATAAACTATATGAAGGCACGAAGCGCAGCGCTACACGACCCACTAACCAACCTTCCAAACCGTAGATTCCTTCATGAATATTCAGCCCAGCTTGACTCAACTCAATTACCTCCTAGTTATGCCGTAGTCTGTATTGATTTAGACAAATTTAAAGAAGCTAATGATAGCTATGGGCATGCGTGCGGAGACGCTATTTTAAAAGAGGTCGCTTGGCGCATCAAAAATTGCATTCGTTCGTCCGATATTGCCATTCGTTATGGAGGAGACGAGTTTTTAATTCTGTTGACTCGAGTGACACTGAAAAGTGAAATCCCTGATGTAGTGAATAAAATAGAACACGCTATCGAAGCCGAACCCATAGTATGGGATGGCCACAATATAACTATACCTACCAGTATTGGTTTTGCTGACAGCTCTGAAGGCTCAAATGTCGAAGCAACAATTCATTTAGCAGATAAACGTATGTATGAAAATAAGCAAAGGTAA
- a CDS encoding class II glutamine amidotransferase: MCELLGMSANVPTDICFSFTGLLERGGNTGPHKDGWGITFYEGKGCRSFKDPLPSSESEIAKLVRAYPIKSKSVISHIRQANRGRTCLENTHPFTRELWGKEITYAHNGQLSDYSDLKPSYYRPVGNTDSELAFCWLLDKIREKYPTKPSNMASVFRYAAKLAHQLREKGVFNMLLTDGVFVLAYCTNNLHWITRRAPFGKATLIDADMVVNFQQETTPDDIVTVIATRPLTNDERWQKMQPGEFVLFKLGEKI, translated from the coding sequence ATGTGTGAGTTGCTTGGCATGTCTGCCAACGTACCAACAGATATTTGTTTTAGTTTTACCGGCTTGTTAGAGCGTGGCGGAAATACGGGCCCGCACAAAGATGGTTGGGGGATCACGTTTTATGAGGGTAAAGGGTGTCGCTCATTTAAAGACCCATTGCCGAGTAGCGAGTCGGAAATAGCCAAACTGGTGCGCGCGTATCCCATAAAAAGTAAGTCGGTGATCAGTCATATTCGTCAAGCGAATCGTGGACGAACTTGCTTGGAGAACACCCATCCGTTTACTCGCGAGTTATGGGGTAAGGAGATAACCTACGCGCACAATGGTCAGCTCTCAGACTACAGTGATTTAAAGCCCTCTTACTATCGTCCTGTCGGTAATACCGACAGTGAGCTGGCGTTTTGCTGGTTGCTCGACAAAATTCGTGAAAAGTACCCCACAAAACCCAGCAATATGGCGAGTGTTTTTCGTTACGCAGCCAAACTGGCGCACCAACTAAGAGAAAAAGGCGTATTTAATATGCTGCTAACCGATGGTGTGTTTGTACTGGCGTATTGTACTAACAATTTGCACTGGATCACTCGCCGCGCACCTTTTGGTAAAGCCACGCTAATCGATGCTGATATGGTGGTTAACTTTCAACAGGAAACCACTCCTGATGACATAGTGACGGTCATCGCAACGCGGCCATTAACCAATGATGAGCGTTGGCAAAAAATGCAACCTGGCGAGTTCGTCTTGTTTAAGTTGGGCGAGAAAATTTAA
- a CDS encoding acetoacetate decarboxylase, with protein sequence MALPYIHYPSNPIAKPPCGMKDARMFGFFLVGCEQKMQHFVDTTLNSIDSSPYFFKVLGSSPLLSFTDITRIASLQAPFSEYGWMQETDIIIWLPVVKQEKGDDRALHLYWFPAFICVNNINALINGREIWGYNKYLCRYSMPENKRANSDFSLQLETFQPYHPNTQMAWHELLRVRRVDDNDNWLSEAYETTKEIAELLSQGAQGAHLSKELIKQLLGGVTHPYLDQILFKQCPDGMAQNSLYSAVLHSPSTINAIHEVGLLEGEYEVDIRHLDAFPLQQLFGIATGKQWARLPYYVNMDFEQAGARVIVEQGYV encoded by the coding sequence ATGGCTTTACCTTATATTCATTACCCTTCAAACCCCATCGCCAAACCGCCGTGTGGCATGAAAGATGCGCGCATGTTCGGCTTTTTCTTAGTAGGCTGTGAGCAAAAAATGCAGCACTTTGTTGATACCACGTTGAATTCAATCGACTCCTCACCTTACTTTTTTAAAGTACTGGGCTCATCGCCGTTACTAAGCTTTACTGATATCACCCGCATCGCTTCGTTGCAGGCGCCCTTTAGTGAATATGGCTGGATGCAAGAGACTGATATCATCATCTGGTTGCCTGTCGTCAAACAAGAAAAGGGTGATGACCGCGCTTTGCATCTATATTGGTTTCCTGCCTTTATTTGTGTAAATAACATAAATGCTTTAATTAATGGCCGCGAGATTTGGGGTTATAACAAATATTTATGTCGCTACAGCATGCCCGAGAATAAGCGGGCAAACAGTGACTTTTCGCTGCAACTAGAAACCTTTCAACCTTACCACCCAAACACGCAAATGGCCTGGCATGAGCTCTTACGGGTTCGTAGAGTGGATGATAATGATAATTGGCTAAGCGAAGCGTATGAGACGACTAAAGAAATAGCCGAGTTATTGTCGCAAGGAGCGCAAGGGGCGCACCTGAGCAAAGAGCTCATCAAACAGTTGTTAGGCGGGGTTACACACCCTTATTTAGACCAAATTTTGTTTAAACAATGCCCGGATGGAATGGCCCAAAACAGTCTTTACAGCGCCGTGCTGCACTCGCCCTCAACCATCAATGCTATTCATGAGGTGGGGTTATTAGAAGGGGAGTATGAGGTTGATATTCGCCATCTTGATGCGTTTCCACTGCAGCAACTCTTTGGTATCGCTACAGGTAAGCAATGGGCGCGGCTGCCTTATTACGTCAATATGGACTTTGAGCAGGCTGGGGCAAGGGTAATTGTGGAGCAAGGTTATGTCTGA
- a CDS encoding FAD-dependent oxidoreductase: protein MSEQQKIAILGGGVSAMTAAVYLTEKANWQQQFDITVYQQGWRLGGKGASGRNANMGQRIEEHGLHVWFGAYVNSFRTIERVYQALDRPATHPMATWQQAFKPHDVIALQEHINGQWQPWAIEFPRIEGNPSAGTLDLHFWQIARLLVAWLKKFVDDIEHELAHKPVLTTRKRRDQHLLASIMEQVQSTFSSITLEVSQFYTELRQDAQQVISNPRLLLEQLSALLNLRVNDESFSHKSDRLGTWYIVRKLKRWLREEVRELLDDNAKLRQAYICADLAIAMLVGLIRDKIHERGFASINDRDLRQWLSDNGADPHFSVDSAPVRGFYDLVFGYQDGDFSKPNVEAGVAALAILRILLCYRGGVMWKMQAGMGDVIFAPIYELLKQRGVKFAFFHQVQQLYPDSSGRFVQKIELCKQVDLKHPDYHPLVDIHGLPCWPSEPLYTQINADQAQLLKTHNINLESHWSDWEAVYEHHFSAPLERITLERAVDFDHVICGVSVASMEHIAPALLATDTQLATSVKELGTVATQAMQLWLNKDDRQLGWQASTKPPILSAFSKPFDTWAAMAHLLPWEQWPEDNQPVNVAYFCSAYTCADFPPASDTGFAQQQLQNVKNNCLNKLKHSMHYLWPEAGDSEGFQWHTLYAPASAQGEQRFDYQYWRVNLDPSERYVLSLTGTSQYRLHTQETDFSNLYITGDWISTGVNAGCVEAAVMAGMQTARALSGVPTHISGERGFLPW from the coding sequence ATGTCTGAGCAGCAAAAAATCGCGATTCTTGGTGGTGGCGTCAGTGCTATGACCGCTGCTGTGTATTTAACGGAAAAAGCCAATTGGCAACAACAGTTTGATATAACCGTGTATCAGCAAGGCTGGCGTTTGGGTGGCAAAGGCGCCAGTGGTCGCAACGCAAATATGGGCCAACGTATTGAGGAGCATGGCTTACATGTTTGGTTTGGCGCCTATGTAAATTCGTTCCGCACCATAGAGCGAGTTTATCAAGCACTGGATAGACCTGCGACTCACCCTATGGCAACGTGGCAACAGGCATTTAAACCTCATGATGTTATCGCCTTACAAGAGCATATTAACGGCCAATGGCAGCCTTGGGCCATTGAATTTCCACGAATCGAGGGGAACCCTAGTGCGGGCACTTTGGATTTACACTTTTGGCAAATTGCTCGGCTTTTGGTCGCCTGGCTAAAGAAGTTTGTCGACGATATAGAGCATGAGCTGGCACATAAACCTGTACTCACCACTCGGAAGCGGCGTGATCAGCATCTTTTAGCCAGCATTATGGAGCAAGTGCAAAGTACCTTCAGCAGTATCACTCTGGAGGTAAGTCAGTTTTACACCGAGCTACGTCAAGATGCGCAGCAGGTTATTTCTAACCCTAGGTTATTATTAGAGCAGCTTAGTGCTTTACTCAATTTGCGTGTTAACGACGAAAGTTTTAGTCACAAGTCGGATCGTTTGGGAACTTGGTATATTGTCCGTAAGCTTAAGCGCTGGCTGCGTGAAGAAGTTCGTGAGTTACTCGATGACAATGCGAAGCTGCGTCAAGCCTATATTTGTGCCGATTTAGCGATTGCCATGTTGGTTGGTTTAATACGCGACAAAATTCATGAGCGTGGCTTTGCCAGTATTAATGACCGTGATTTACGCCAGTGGCTTAGCGATAATGGTGCAGACCCGCACTTTAGCGTTGATAGCGCTCCAGTAAGAGGGTTTTACGACTTAGTGTTTGGCTACCAAGATGGCGATTTTAGCAAACCGAATGTGGAGGCGGGGGTCGCAGCCTTGGCTATCCTACGAATTCTGCTGTGTTACCGTGGCGGCGTAATGTGGAAGATGCAAGCGGGAATGGGCGATGTTATTTTTGCGCCCATCTACGAGCTATTAAAGCAGCGCGGCGTGAAATTTGCCTTTTTTCATCAGGTGCAGCAATTGTATCCCGACAGTAGCGGGCGCTTTGTGCAAAAGATTGAGCTGTGCAAGCAAGTTGATCTTAAGCACCCAGATTATCATCCTTTAGTGGATATCCACGGCTTACCTTGCTGGCCAAGTGAGCCGTTATATACACAAATTAACGCAGACCAAGCGCAACTATTAAAGACCCACAACATAAACCTTGAGTCACATTGGAGTGACTGGGAGGCGGTGTATGAGCATCATTTTTCTGCACCGCTTGAACGTATTACCCTAGAGCGCGCAGTGGACTTTGATCATGTGATATGTGGTGTATCAGTGGCAAGCATGGAGCATATAGCGCCAGCGCTTTTAGCAACAGACACTCAGCTAGCGACGAGTGTTAAGGAGCTTGGCACCGTGGCTACCCAAGCAATGCAGCTGTGGCTAAATAAAGACGATCGGCAGCTAGGTTGGCAAGCATCGACAAAACCGCCTATCCTCAGCGCGTTTTCCAAGCCCTTCGATACCTGGGCCGCGATGGCACACCTACTACCTTGGGAACAGTGGCCAGAGGATAATCAACCAGTTAATGTCGCGTATTTTTGCAGCGCCTATACGTGCGCTGATTTCCCTCCCGCGAGCGACACGGGCTTTGCGCAGCAGCAATTGCAAAACGTGAAAAACAATTGCCTCAACAAACTTAAGCACAGCATGCATTATTTGTGGCCAGAAGCTGGCGATAGTGAAGGCTTCCAATGGCATACTTTGTATGCTCCTGCGAGCGCACAGGGTGAGCAACGTTTTGATTATCAGTATTGGCGCGTAAACCTCGACCCCAGCGAGCGTTATGTGTTGTCATTAACTGGCACGAGTCAGTACCGTTTGCATACGCAAGAAACCGACTTTAGCAACCTCTACATTACTGGAGATTGGATTAGCACCGGCGTTAATGCCGGTTGTGTAGAGGCGGCGGTGATGGCTGGCATGCAAACAGCACGGGCGCTATCCGGCGTGCCAACCCATATTAGTGGTGAGCGCGGCTTTTTACCTTGGTAA
- a CDS encoding TonB-dependent receptor, protein MRYKKMTWQLKRTLLCIPFACTTVAQAQQTSADEQMEVIEVYAQKRAQQASEVGVSITYIGEQQLTDAAIKDTTELGRFSANVKISQNAAEGTPPAINIRGVGLIDYNTANTSPVGLYVDGVNSGSASHQIANLYDIQQVEVLKGPQGTLFGRNTTGGAILVRTARPEFDNYGYVKGAIGSDDWRQAQLVGNMQLSEQQALRVALNHQKYDYTSYNLAQAYPEAGLEQNDARVSYLGQWQQLNWFTKVEYSRWQGLIQPVGNIGIISPSDGSPCTLAQINQGECVDAFGFNDGSDDFWAVKVNNNNAHETTRWGLTNELGWQVNTHWQALWLLGVSDLERDHGFNCDGSLARLCEGNLGLQTRSLSNELRLQGHYQQHHITLGAYQLSEQIEQLNNNDLLRDFRGILDPSLTANFLYDNEIDTRSWALFAHAQWQLSPRWALITGVRYSDETVEYDSLSTLNVPIAADPQGGITIDYYQVSGQQDDDGVSTELALHYTDSRDNLYYYRYSDGHKSGGYNGGFLSTPEQAQQANYGPEQLSAHEIGFKTPLMRSGFGFDGAIFYYQYDDQQVFMNQASANPQQPPLQLLENVASSRISGAELTMYYRPKGPWRAHLALGYIPNAEFEQYTDPLGNTLTDHRLPFTSKWNINGALAYSWAWTNVDMRAGVSFDFQSDYYFDQNENPIASQGDYTLWDAHIVADYQQWQARLWAKNVFDTHYSHLKFDLSEFLGMYEDFKGEGRRVGLDVTFHF, encoded by the coding sequence ATGCGTTATAAAAAAATGACTTGGCAACTTAAGCGGACTCTGCTGTGTATACCTTTTGCTTGTACGACGGTCGCACAGGCTCAACAAACTTCAGCTGATGAGCAGATGGAAGTGATCGAAGTGTACGCGCAAAAACGGGCTCAGCAAGCCAGTGAAGTCGGTGTATCGATTACCTATATCGGCGAGCAACAGCTCACGGATGCGGCTATCAAAGATACCACCGAGTTGGGACGGTTCTCGGCAAATGTGAAAATATCGCAAAATGCCGCCGAAGGTACACCGCCGGCCATTAATATTCGTGGTGTTGGGCTGATTGATTACAATACCGCTAATACTTCCCCGGTCGGTTTGTATGTTGATGGGGTAAACAGCGGCTCTGCCAGCCATCAAATTGCTAACCTATACGATATACAGCAAGTGGAGGTTCTGAAAGGGCCACAAGGTACGCTTTTTGGCCGTAACACCACCGGGGGCGCAATTTTAGTGCGCACTGCACGCCCTGAGTTCGATAACTACGGCTACGTCAAAGGCGCTATTGGCAGTGATGATTGGCGTCAAGCGCAGCTGGTGGGGAATATGCAGCTGTCCGAACAGCAAGCTTTGAGAGTAGCGTTAAATCACCAGAAATATGATTACACCAGTTACAACCTAGCCCAAGCCTACCCCGAAGCCGGCCTTGAGCAAAATGACGCCCGGGTTAGTTATTTAGGGCAGTGGCAACAGCTCAATTGGTTCACTAAAGTTGAGTACAGTCGCTGGCAGGGACTGATACAGCCTGTCGGAAACATTGGAATTATATCTCCCAGCGATGGCTCACCTTGTACATTGGCTCAAATTAACCAAGGTGAGTGTGTTGACGCATTTGGTTTTAATGATGGCAGCGATGACTTCTGGGCGGTGAAGGTAAACAACAACAATGCTCATGAAACTACCCGTTGGGGACTCACTAATGAGTTAGGTTGGCAAGTGAACACTCACTGGCAAGCGCTCTGGTTACTGGGAGTGAGCGACCTTGAGCGCGACCATGGTTTTAATTGCGATGGCTCGCTCGCACGGTTGTGCGAAGGAAACCTCGGGTTGCAGACACGCAGCTTGAGCAACGAACTAAGACTGCAAGGACACTATCAGCAGCATCATATTACCTTGGGTGCATATCAGTTATCCGAGCAAATAGAGCAGTTAAATAACAATGATTTGCTGCGTGACTTTCGCGGCATCTTAGACCCGAGCCTGACGGCTAATTTTTTATACGATAACGAGATAGACACTCGCTCTTGGGCACTGTTTGCTCATGCTCAATGGCAGTTATCGCCGCGTTGGGCATTGATAACTGGGGTACGCTACAGCGATGAAACTGTCGAGTATGATTCTCTCTCCACACTCAATGTGCCGATTGCCGCAGACCCTCAAGGCGGCATCACCATTGATTACTACCAAGTCAGTGGACAGCAAGATGATGACGGCGTTTCTACGGAGCTGGCGCTGCACTACACTGATAGCCGTGATAACCTTTATTATTATCGTTATTCAGACGGCCATAAGAGCGGTGGCTACAATGGCGGTTTCTTATCTACGCCAGAGCAGGCGCAACAGGCTAACTACGGACCAGAGCAGCTTAGCGCCCATGAGATAGGGTTTAAAACGCCATTAATGCGCTCAGGCTTTGGTTTTGATGGGGCTATTTTTTATTATCAGTACGACGACCAACAAGTCTTCATGAATCAAGCTTCAGCTAACCCACAGCAACCGCCTTTGCAATTGTTGGAAAATGTCGCTAGTTCGCGTATTAGCGGAGCGGAGTTGACAATGTATTATCGCCCTAAAGGGCCCTGGCGTGCACACTTAGCACTTGGTTATATCCCTAATGCAGAGTTTGAGCAATATACAGATCCCCTAGGCAACACCTTGACGGACCATAGGTTGCCATTTACCTCTAAGTGGAATATCAATGGCGCACTGGCTTACTCGTGGGCATGGACCAACGTCGATATGAGGGCGGGGGTGTCATTTGATTTCCAATCAGATTATTATTTTGATCAAAACGAAAACCCTATTGCGTCTCAAGGCGATTATACACTGTGGGATGCGCATATTGTGGCCGATTACCAGCAATGGCAAGCAAGGTTATGGGCAAAAAATGTGTTTGATACACACTACAGCCATTTAAAGTTCGATCTCAGCGAGTTTTTAGGAATGTATGAAGACTTCAAGGGCGAAGGCAGGCGTGTAGGTTTGGATGTAACCTTCCATTTTTAA
- a CDS encoding 7TM diverse intracellular signaling domain-containing protein, whose product MTRHLIQVLMGLLLLISAQTHSASLQHVVVTQNSMDFDAPPHYYRISETAQLPTSKKQLLSWLEQQPKVERPQLFGGRYVSVYKVTNQSSQQQWVYAPYNSVVSVINTQVFTQSGSTLYQSGERGQYEFAFHYGKTLTLPLDESVIIVTEFHSAAFYTPPKIKLSTPGDYQQQAIWENLIMMLCFSVGIVLGLYNLLIYLGSKDKTHLYYAFFTAAWVFAWSHFFHIPSQLFAIDLTALHWFGFILTPLANTLFYIHLLKLNETHPRFARGALIFSWVSLIGLPISVISPGAGFIWATFATAIALCLGLYIGIRRIMQGYKPARYFVLAYMCMALPNMVGNLTNLGLLPSVNINLYHLGLIGTALDALLLAFAVADKFRLINDANVELTKNLEAKVQERTGELQALTVELRDASEAKTRFLANMSHEIRTPMTSIIGYAEGLLLGDVKANEQSQATHVIAQNARHVLGLLNDILDMSKIEANRLEVESAKTHLFSAIGQVESILGKQIRDKGLGFSLHYHFPLPDYIYTDATRLRQILLNLTANALKFTSVGSINIDVAAKDERLIITVKDTGIGMSEQEQFQLFEAFYQADSSTSRKYGGTGLGLNISKSLARKLGGDIDVQSIQGQGTAFTVDLALKTTEQTQWLESYSKALNADEHSEDCIAQSELHGHVLLAEDNRDNAKLLQRILERMGLQVTWVENGQLAVTQALERDFDLVLMDIQMPIMDGEQALSFLQATGCTTPVIALTANTMSHEIERYLKLGFADHLGKPIDREQFAKKIAHYLALPEQFVDIDLPESDMQALRDDYVSGLAEQRVQLENQSRYGDLIGLGKSVHALKGSAAMFGFEQLQALAEQADKILKSEHPEQAMGLIDGLIAELAKLEHDALKRDPNLC is encoded by the coding sequence GTGACGAGGCACTTAATACAGGTATTGATGGGGTTACTGTTGCTGATAAGTGCCCAGACACATTCGGCGAGTTTGCAGCACGTGGTGGTAACACAGAATTCCATGGATTTTGACGCGCCACCCCATTACTACCGCATCAGCGAAACAGCTCAATTACCGACATCAAAAAAACAGTTACTTAGCTGGCTGGAACAGCAGCCTAAAGTAGAGCGTCCGCAGTTATTTGGTGGGCGTTACGTCAGCGTCTACAAGGTCACGAATCAGTCTTCGCAGCAGCAGTGGGTGTATGCCCCCTACAATAGCGTGGTATCTGTCATTAATACGCAGGTATTTACGCAATCAGGAAGCACGCTTTATCAAAGCGGTGAGCGCGGTCAGTATGAGTTTGCTTTTCACTATGGGAAAACACTCACCCTGCCGTTAGATGAGTCGGTAATTATCGTGACCGAGTTTCATAGCGCGGCATTTTATACCCCGCCAAAAATAAAGCTATCTACGCCGGGTGATTATCAGCAGCAAGCGATTTGGGAAAACCTCATCATGATGCTGTGTTTCAGTGTGGGTATTGTGCTGGGGCTCTACAACTTATTGATTTACCTAGGCTCGAAAGACAAAACTCATCTTTACTATGCATTTTTTACTGCTGCCTGGGTGTTTGCATGGAGTCACTTCTTTCATATTCCGAGCCAGCTTTTTGCCATCGACTTGACCGCTCTGCACTGGTTTGGCTTTATTCTAACACCTTTGGCTAACACCCTATTTTACATCCACCTGCTCAAGCTTAATGAGACCCACCCACGATTTGCCCGAGGAGCGTTAATCTTCTCATGGGTGTCGTTAATTGGTTTGCCAATAAGTGTAATCTCCCCCGGAGCTGGGTTTATTTGGGCCACATTCGCGACCGCGATAGCGCTGTGTTTAGGGCTTTACATTGGTATTAGACGAATAATGCAAGGCTACAAACCAGCCCGTTATTTTGTGTTGGCTTACATGTGTATGGCGCTACCAAATATGGTGGGCAACTTAACTAACCTTGGGCTATTGCCTTCGGTCAATATTAATTTGTATCACCTTGGTTTAATCGGTACAGCGTTGGATGCGTTGTTACTCGCTTTTGCCGTGGCCGACAAGTTTAGACTGATTAATGATGCCAATGTTGAATTAACTAAAAATCTTGAAGCAAAAGTGCAAGAGCGTACGGGTGAGTTGCAGGCGTTAACGGTTGAGCTACGGGATGCCAGCGAAGCAAAAACTCGCTTTTTGGCGAACATGAGCCATGAGATCCGCACTCCTATGACATCTATCATTGGTTACGCTGAAGGGCTGTTATTAGGGGATGTAAAAGCGAATGAGCAAAGCCAAGCGACCCATGTGATTGCACAAAACGCCCGCCATGTGCTTGGGTTACTCAATGATATTCTCGACATGTCGAAAATAGAAGCCAACCGTCTTGAGGTCGAAAGCGCGAAAACGCACTTATTTAGCGCCATAGGCCAAGTGGAGTCTATTCTTGGTAAGCAAATTCGCGATAAAGGTTTGGGATTTTCGTTGCATTACCACTTTCCATTGCCGGACTATATCTACACTGACGCCACTCGGTTGCGACAAATATTGTTAAATTTAACCGCCAACGCCTTAAAATTTACCAGTGTTGGCAGCATTAATATTGATGTTGCAGCAAAGGATGAGCGCCTTATTATCACCGTAAAAGACACCGGTATTGGCATGAGCGAGCAAGAACAGTTTCAGCTATTTGAAGCCTTCTATCAGGCGGACTCTTCCACTTCACGTAAATACGGTGGCACTGGGTTGGGCCTAAATATATCAAAGAGCTTGGCGCGCAAACTCGGTGGCGACATTGACGTGCAGAGTATTCAGGGGCAGGGCACCGCTTTTACTGTCGATTTGGCGCTTAAAACAACCGAGCAAACGCAGTGGTTAGAGAGCTACAGCAAAGCGCTCAATGCGGATGAGCATAGTGAGGATTGTATCGCTCAAAGTGAGCTGCATGGTCATGTACTGTTGGCAGAGGACAACCGTGATAATGCCAAATTGCTGCAGCGTATATTGGAGCGCATGGGATTGCAGGTGACTTGGGTCGAAAACGGGCAGTTAGCTGTCACTCAGGCGTTGGAAAGAGACTTCGACCTAGTGTTGATGGATATCCAAATGCCCATTATGGATGGCGAGCAAGCACTGTCGTTTTTGCAAGCGACGGGGTGCACTACGCCGGTGATAGCACTCACGGCGAATACCATGAGCCATGAAATTGAGCGATATTTAAAGCTTGGATTTGCGGATCACCTTGGCAAACCCATCGACAGAGAGCAGTTTGCTAAAAAGATTGCCCACTATCTCGCACTGCCGGAGCAATTTGTTGATATTGATTTACCTGAGTCGGATATGCAGGCTCTTCGCGATGACTATGTATCAGGATTGGCTGAGCAGCGGGTGCAGCTAGAAAACCAATCCAGATATGGGGACTTGATCGGGCTTGGTAAGTCGGTTCATGCCCTTAAAGGAAGCGCTGCAATGTTTGGTTTCGAGCAGCTTCAAGCGTTAGCGGAGCAAGCGGATAAGATATTAAAAAGTGAGCACCCAGAACAGGCTATGGGATTAATTGATGGCCTCATCGCAGAGCTAGCTAAGCTTGAGCACGATGCGCTTAAGCGCGACCCGAACTTATGTTAA
- the rsmS gene encoding pleiotropic regulatory protein RsmS has product MPKPENNLDNAPEEVKLAVDLIMLLEQNDIEPSTALAALEIVRQDMQRRLQSD; this is encoded by the coding sequence ATGCCCAAACCCGAGAACAATCTCGATAACGCACCAGAAGAAGTAAAATTAGCCGTAGACCTAATCATGCTGTTGGAACAAAACGACATTGAACCAAGTACCGCGCTCGCGGCACTGGAAATTGTGCGCCAAGATATGCAAAGGCGATTACAATCAGACTGA
- a CDS encoding late competence development ComFB family protein gives MKLHDDVHNYYEKLVLEEIDRQQLQHMYDSDTLADLCCTVLNQLPPRYIRFDVDMAFYLSTAEAEQMQEKVEAAIKVALSLIAKRGSHAQTREQSR, from the coding sequence ATGAAACTACATGACGACGTCCACAATTATTACGAAAAGTTGGTATTAGAGGAAATCGATCGCCAACAATTGCAGCATATGTATGACAGCGATACACTAGCGGACCTATGTTGTACGGTGCTCAATCAACTTCCACCCCGCTATATTCGCTTTGATGTTGACATGGCATTTTACCTATCCACAGCTGAAGCTGAGCAAATGCAGGAGAAGGTTGAGGCCGCCATAAAAGTAGCCTTAAGCCTAATCGCAAAGCGAGGAAGTCATGCCCAAACCCGAGAACAATCTCGATAA